ATTTTTCACATTCCCcgttaaaactgacaaatgcGGAAGAGCCCGCGGAAAGGTCAGTGTCAGAATCAAAGATGTCGTCTGCCTCTTCCGAACTTTCACGTGACACCGTGTACGCGTCAGAATTTTCCGTGACGTCGTCGGTAGTTGAGTCTTCGCTCAAGGATTCCATGTCGACCGGGTAGGCATTGCTGAACTTTTGGAGCGTTGTCCGAATGTCGTCGGAGCGCAGGACACGAATCAGTTTCGATACGGATAACGAAATTGCGTGCGTATTCCAGTCTTTCGTGTTAGACTTGTCCCGATCTTTTAACAGTCTCGCAAGTTGAATTAGTTCTTTCTCCACATCCTTATGCGCGCCTAATCCCGACGTCCGCCCAGGAGAATCAGGTGTCCTTAAACCATTGGCGTGTTTAAAATGTGATGATACACTGTCAGCAAACTGCTCTCTATATTCGGGTGACGACTTGGACAACATTTCCAACTCGTGTACAATCTTGCATCGGTAATCTAGAATGTAGTTCATATACATCACTTGCGACCAACGCTTTTTCGGTTTGAACTTGTTGGAGTCTTTTAAATGCATGAACAAAGGAACACCGCCTGGAAGCATCCACCGTATCTGCAGGCCGTACGGTGTCTTGTATCCTGCACCGTGGTTCGGGTCCACACCAACAGTCTCCAGCAGCAGCCTGTTCAAACGCTGAGCGGAAGCCGTCATGGTCGTACCCTCGGAGCCATTGTCCAGGAATATGTGCGCTTCGATGTAGATATTTTGCAGCTTTTGTGAGCAGGAAACCCTACATAAGCTGAGCAAATATCGCCTCATTTCGAAATCCGCCTCTCGATACATCGTGGTGCATACGAAGATTTTGTTCTTGGAGAAACTAGACTCCTTGGCGTATGTGTTCCCGTTTGACGTAAATCCTTGCGGTGAATAGTTCAACAGAACGTGCTGCTCAAGATAAATGTTACTCCAGTATAACTGGATGAACATTTGATGGAAAGGTTTCAGCAGCACTGCGCACGGCTTAGATAAACTGGCTCCGCAGCAAATGAACGGGAAAATCCAGATGACTACAGACATTGCCAAGAAGCACCAAGCTGGTGCGCCGTCACCTAAAACGCACACAGCTGCGGGTACGCCATATCCAAAGTAACAGACAAGCGTTAAGGCGCCAATAGAGAGAGGTGTCGACACCAAGGCCGGCAGGAATAATCCGCTGGTTGACAGCCCCAAAGTCGAGGCTATGAAAGCCATGAGCATGGTCAACAGACCAGCGACGATGTTGCCCATCAACGGCAACAAGACATCCAAACGTCCCAGTTCAAGGAAACCCCTGTACAAAAAGTCATTGAGGTACGGTCCACGCAAGTCATGGAAGCGATAAATTAAAATCAAGTACACAATCACGGGCGAGATCACCAGTTTCATAGCTGAGTACAGTCCCGTGGATTTCCATCGGCCCTCGAAAGTCCCATTGGAAGACCTAATGGCGTCGGTTTGAATCTGAGGCATCCAGATGAGGGACAGAAAAAATAGCATCAGTGGTAGGAGTATAGCCTGTGCAAGCTGGAGATGCTGGGGCACGAACCAGTACAAAACGTAGGAGCCGATAGACGCTAATACCAACATGCTAGAACCCACGATGAACTTTAATATTACTCGGGATTTCCTTTCCTTCAGTTTCAACTTTTCCAGACCGTCCCCATTGCTTGATTGCCAATAAACGTTACACGATTGAttctgataaaatgaaaaagaggACATGATACATACAATTTGATAAATTGCGATAATTTccaatcgattttttttttggctggtGTGAGGCAGACTTctaatatttcacatttaactgCTGTTAACACTAATAAAGCTTCCAGTTCTGTATtacgaccccccccccccccaacaccaCCAAAAACAGCCTTATTGGACGGCAGCAAGCATAGCCCGGgcagaacccacgaccacccataGATTGTTGTCAGGCCGTCTAGGTACGgctggagagtaagccagcatgggctggacttgaactcagagccacctcattggtgggaggctcctgggtcattgcgccgagctAACGTGCTCatcccctcggccacagaggaaCCCCTTTACAATCATATGTCTATACTGTAGTCATATTTTCATCAAACAGAATGGAGGCCTAGTGGATGATGTTCTTTACGTATTAGCGTAACATGCCATTCCAATGACGTAATTTGCAAATGTGATCGGTCGCAAGACTTGAATTTGGCCATACATGTCGTAGTTTACGGATGTGGTCACAGCGTCCAGTGGAACTTTGGAGTTCTTTGGAGTCCGTGCCACGCACGTAGACCAGTTTAAATCTAGCCTCATCACTGCGCGTAACTATTTATTCAGCATTCAActataaaattgtttcaagcGTTGTTTAGGATCATgctgtacatacaacagagtacctgtgtataaagtattattagaaacaaggTTGAGACAGCGCTTTTGTGAtttctgatatcacttcctgcctcatcaccatgatCCTAGTGACAAGATTTCTGTACATCATTTGCTTAGGGGTCAGTGGGGGTAAATCGAACGTATAatgcggcgcatgcgctgtaaggattaCAACGCTTTGATTTCATTGAGCCCACACAAGCCTGTCTACTCAGTACAGTCGACGTCGGGCTTGACAGTCTGAATTGATTGTGGAGGGAAAAGACGCTTAAGTCAATTTGAATGAGGGTTTGCACTTACGTGGTATTTCTTGAAGACGTGGTACAAAATTGGGACAACATAAATGGTGTTCATAACCGGAAGTACGCTGTTAGGCGGTAGTCCTGGTGCCACCTCGAATATGAACAAAGCCGTCGCTCCCATTTCCAAGACGCTGGAGAGTAGACCCTGTGGGTGGCAATAGTTAGAAATTCCTCAGTATGGTCCGAATGTTTATGGCGTCAAAAGCCAAGGTCAGATCTTATAGCAACAGGTTAATACCTGTTATCGTTCTGGCCCTAAGCTGTAAGTTTCCAAGTCATAATATAAATGGTAATATTCATCCGGCATAAGTATGTGTGTCCTTGCATTTATAGGGATACTAGATGACCGCTAGAGATGATATGTTGTTAGAACGTCTAGGTAGTTCTATAATGTCTGTCATCGACAGTCATAAAACAACGTTTAAATCTTCCGTCTCTATCAATAATGTACACGTAAGCACGTCGTCTTTAAGAGACACccatgcttttgtttttctcaaacGCCCAAAAAACTTTGCCCATCTCAGCTGAATATTAGTAAGGCGATCTTACGGGAAAtggtgtatgtttttgttttggaattATCAGGGGGTTTCAGAGAAGACAGTATTTCCGAACAATTGGAAGGCTTTATGTAGGAAAACTACTCTCAGTATCACAAAATAGTGTTATATCATCTAGTAACAGCCCGTAACTTACAGCTGATAGGGCTGCATTATGCTGAAATCTCTTTCAGTTTAGACTTCCGATTTTCAATAATGTATACTTACCAATAGCATGTTAGGAGCTTTCGGCCATTTCGTCCAATGGGTAACGGCTATGAAAGAGGTTGTCCAGAATATGTGGAGTAATGTGAAGACGGTTGGTGCCATCATTAGAATGGTGATGGAAATGTACCTGGTGGGAGAAAAATTGGCGTTACTCCAAAAACGCTAAGGGGAGTCACTCTGTTAGGACGCAAATATTCGAATGTCAAGAACACTctaaatgttgaaattttacaACGTGCTAAATGGTTTAAAATATGATTGCCATTACCTCGAAATGTTACGGCGCGTAATGATTGTTTGGAATTTGTAACGAGCTGTTACCATATAGAATTACttataacatttataatgcaaaaaataaaataaaataaaatcaaaaggTGTTAATTATAGATAACGTTAAGTTATATCCATGATGAATTTCTCACACTTCCTTAACACAAATTCGTAACCTAATATTATAAATTCTACCACTGCCAAACAGTTGGATTTAACACTATTATGGTCATAAATaatatactaaaacgtgtaaacaatttcaaataaggcagtgtcagaaacagggtttacactAAACACGATAGCTGTTTAGGCAATTGGCGTCGCCCACCGTCAAAACATGTTCAATTCTGCCCCGTGTCCAGCaagccactggtttttgaacagttttgacgtcactcgaggcaatgggttcctgccgtcgaaaccgagcttatggacttatGGATGCATGATACTATGTTAAatatatgacacagtattgtgttattgtgttcTTACTGGTACACATCCATCAGACAGAACACCGGAGTGTTGACGGATACTCACCATGTTGCAGAGCTGATCTGTTCTGTGGTGTGAAGCCACATGAGCCAGGCTAGGGAGATCTTACTGGTGCACAAAGCGACAAGCGTGAGGCAAAACACCGGTGTGTTGACGGATACTCACCATGTTGCAGAGCTGATCTGTTCTGTAGTGTGAAGCCACATGGGTCAGACTGGGGAGATCTTACTGGTGCACAAAGCGACAGGCGTGAGGCAGAACACCGGAGTTGACGGATACTCACCATGTTGCAGAGCTGATCTGTTCTGTAGTGTGAAGCCACATGAGTCAGACTGGGGAGATCTTACTGGTGCACAAAGCGACAGGCGTGAGGCAGAACACCGGTGTGTTGACGGATACTCACCATGTTGCAGAGCTGATCTGTTCTGTAGTGTGAAGCCACATGAGTCAGATAAGGGAGATCTTACTGGTGCACAAATCGACAAGCGTGAGGCAGAACACCGGAGTTGACGGATACTCACCATGTTGCAGAGGTGATCTGTTCTGTAGTGTGAAGCCACATGAGTCAGACAAGGGAGATCTTACTGGTGCACAAAGCGACAAGCGTGAGGCAAAACACCGGTGTGTTGACGGATACTCACCATGTTGCAGAGCTGATCTGTTCTGTAGTGTGAAGCCACATGGGTCAGACTGGGGAGATCTTACTGGTGCACAAAGCGACAGGCGTGAGGCAGAACACCGGTGTGTTGACGGATACTCACCATGTTGCAGGGCTGATCTGTTCTGTAGTGTGAAGCCACATGAGTCAGACAAGGGGGATCTTACTGGTGCACAAAGCGACAGGCGTGAGGCAGAACACCGGTGTGTTGACGGATACTCACCATGTTGCAGAGCTGATCTGTTCTGTAGTGTGAAGCCACATGAGCCAGACAAGGGAGATCTTACTGGTGCACAAGCGACAAGCATGAGACAGAACACCGGTGTGTTGACGGATACTCACCATGTTGCAGAGCTGATCTGTTCTGTAGTGTGAAGCCACATGAGCCAGACAAGGGAGATCTTACTGGTGCACAAAGCGACAAGCATGAGACAGAACACCAAAAAGGCTATCACCGACTGGAAGAGACGAAATGAATGGAAAATGCACCATTAAAACCGTATATACGTATGTTCAAATAAAGTTGAAAGGTTATATCATATAACTTGTGTTGAACAGgtgtaaattatttctccatttttatgttttaaaagcaaAAGGCATTTCATAGCATTTCTGAGGTATTGGCTACTGCCAGTGGTCAGTCGGCTGATTCGTCATGTCAgagaataaatatttgttgtaaaagcCTCCATTATGAAACTTCTAAACAGTTATACTTTAAAGATTCTTGATAGCGTGATTCGACATTTCCACCTTGCTAAAACcgaaacatttctgtatttattttggtgttaaaaatgtactttcaggCAAGGTCTCCAATGATATAccacttttttatttgactgtacCAAGTGATGATATCGGCAATACTTACCCGGTACCGTTTCTTTCGGATGTGCTTGTCCGCCATTGTGCAAAATATGTATAAGAACACTGATTAGACCGTCTCAATTGCCATGGCGATGAGAGCTACCTGGAAAACAAAGGACTTTTGATGAACAAGTGGAACATACGAgagatgaaaaaagaaaataaatatagacaGGGAAAACAGGAGAAAAAGTGCAGGAAAGCACGCAAACAAAAGGAATACTACAGTTCCTGGACTGGAACTGTGTAATTTATTAACACGTGGCAGGTATGCGGAGTCACATTTGTTGATGGTTAAGGtttgttcatgtatttgataaaattaagaaataatgttagAGCTACGAATCTCTAGTGACAGTTTTGTAGTCAATAAAGTGGACGAGGTTATTTGTTTTTAGGTCGAAAGTAACAACAATATACCGTATTATAAATAGACTAGTCCGTCCCATGTACGTCATCCAGCGAGCCCTTTACACGGGCAAAACGGAGTTTAACATAAGATTTATCGTCTTTGATCGCCTTCTTTTTATGTAATACCAAAACTATCGGAGGGTATAGAATAAAGGATGTGCCTCCTACTCAGGAACATGTTACGATTAGAGTGATTCATGGATTTAGTGTCTTCTTTTACAGCTTGGTTGATGAAGAAGCCACCCCCCTTCCAAGCTTAAGACAAACTAATTGGGGATGGGAAGAGAGAATCGTCGGACTACGTTATCAGTATCTCAATGGGCATCTATGTAGTGGCGACGTTAAGTCAGTTCCACCTTTTTGCTAATTTGTCATATCGCAAAGTTTCACCCGACACACTTTACCTGTGCTGGATGTTAATATCGCCATCCTCCACATAAGCTTCACGTGGCGAGATTTTCAGTTAATTGTCCCGTGTTCTTCGCGCTCGAATCCGCTTTCAGCTGGTTAATGTGGAGCTATTGATTAATATTTAGATTAGTCCAATCTGCCAGCTAACATACTAAGGCACAGCAGCAAACCTTCTTCATGCTATGGTTGTATTCCAGCCCGTTAccttacataagaaattagagATAACTTTCTTCGTCCGTGGGCGTTCCAACGCCATTCGTGCGTGAAATGCTTAGACCTCAGACGTATAGCTGTATTGATTAGGCGGATAACCGGCAGAAAAGTATCGTGCGATTTTGACATCCGGGCAACCTTGAGTAAAAGGACTCTGGGCTTCCGGGATGTGGTTGAGAAGGGTGGTCAAGATCCCTGTTGGTGTTTGACCCCAGACGTCTCGGGAGTGGGATCAATGTTTTGTGACCTTGTCTGCCGGTTAAGCTTTACGGTGTGTCCTGTTGAAGACCAACAGCGGTCGTATATACTGATGACCTCTTTTCTGTCCCCgcatatataataataaaacaacgaTGAAAAAGGGTGGAAGAGAAGGGTAGAAAATAAATGCAATGCATTGGGAAGGTCACTGggtatctatgcgtcgaaatagacatttgtatacaagcGGTCAACttatatggacgttccaggtcaataatctcaaggccaatttccaaaacaatgtttatacaagccaccaaaaaactaagaaagtatacacagTACGAAATAAGACTGGAATCCTGCAAAGTGAAGAAGTCAacggttttcagtgatgttgaaaagTCGCAAGGTATGTTCaaagcgaatgaatgaaatcagttttGAAATCACGTACCATGCTGGTGtaaagttgtcgataataatatatgtatctcagctgcgcctTGATTGCCACTGCTAATATGTCCAGCGTGgggatctaattcaacatgatgactATACAGTTCCTAGCCCCAGAATCAAACACACTCATCGAGGAGAGCGTCAAGATCCTggacgttctgtccatatttacttacaagagaactgtatttgttgtaaaacttaaataaCTTGGACTGAAGGTGTTTGAttgaataaccttgacacattaGAGTTTGTAGTAATaagttgattgaaatcgtcacataacacaagATCTAACAAACGCTACAAAGcgaaatatatacacaccatgtAACAAAAtcgaaactatccctcttgtcgtaaagtcgtAGAGAGGAAACTGGTTTGGGTCTTTGTTCAAATATAAATCTATAcaagttaaatgttaaatgtctttcacagcctttgctatatgtggattgtttaaagctaccACATGATCAATATAGCGTTtggtgaatgagaaagatcggatCTGGTAatgattactccttaatagatTCTGCATACAGTCGTGATTAGGAATAAGTCAGCCAAAAGTGGGGCACATTCTTTACCCCATCGTAATACCTAGACAATGTTGATATATGTCCCTTTCTTGAATCTATACACATTTAGTATCGAATGGTTTGAAATATGGTAGAAGTTATTTGTaagaaaatgtataatttataaagaactttagttagaagttacaggTAACTTCAAACCAGAATGAATTGATCTATTATAGTTTGAAGATACAAGTTGCTGGttaagttgtaacttctaactaaagttCTCTAATATAACACTTTTGGTTTACCGGAAATGTTTCTTTATTCATCGCCTTCCACTTAAATGTTATTTCCGAAAGGTTATGGGCGACCATTTCTATTAACGTCCCAGCGCTTAACGTACcttatattgttttataatgAAAACCTAAGGCAACAGGATATAATATTAGCCTATTTCCCTGCATAAAAACACACATTCATTACAAGAACTTCTTTTTTTAATGATCGATATAATATTACATAACGCGTTAGACGTAGTTTTGGGGCATAAGTTTGATATATTTTCTAAGGTGTGTTCTGATTATATACTTATGTACTCGTAGAGTTTCGTGGAGTTAGGAAATCCCAAAGGGAAACCAGTTCGTTATTTCAATGCCCTTTGAAGATCAAATTTATAAACAGCCTTATACGCTGCGTTAATTGGTTATCGCTCTAAAGCGCAACAGATTAGACGTGGTAGCGACGCGGTAGGCTACACACCGCTGCTGCTTGTTATATTGACGTGGTAGTCTACATACCGTTGTTGTGTTAGTTACATTGACATGATAGATAACATAGCGCTGCTGTTTGTTAAACTGATGTGGTAGATTACACACCGctgctgttttcttttatactgACACAGTAGACTACATACCGCTGCTGCTTGTTATATTGAGGTGGTAGACTACACACCGCTGCTGTGTTTGTCATATTGAGGTGGTAGACTACATACCGCTGCTGCTTCTTATACTGAGGTGGTAGACTACACACCGCTGCTGCTTCTTATACTGAGGTGGTAGACTACACACCGCTTCTGCTTCTTATATTGAGGTGGTAGACTACACACCGttgctgtgtttgttatgttgaCATGATAGACGACATAGCGCTGCTGTTTGTTAAAGTGACGTGGTAGATTACACACCGCTGCTGTTTTCGTTTATAGTGACACAGTAGACTACATACCGCTGCTGCTGGTTATATTGAGGTGGTAGACTACATACCGTGGCTGTGTTTGTTATATTGACATGGTAGACTACTTATAGCTGTTGTTTGTTATAATTATGTGGTAGGTCTCATACCGCTGCTGTTTCTTATGGTGACATGGTAGACTACATACTGTAGTTGTTTGCTATATTAACATGGCACCACTACTGTTTGTTATAGTGACGTGGTAGACTACATACTTCACTTGTTTGTTATAGTGACGTGGTAGACTACATACCGCTGCTGTTTGTTATAGAGACGTGATAGACCACATTTCCCTGCCGTTTCCTATCGTGAGTTGGCATACTGCTTACCCCTGCTGCTTCTCGTTGTGGAAGGCGTGTCCGATATACAGGCTGGTCAGTTGACAATCACACTGGACTCTTAAGTTGCCGGATTTCAAATTTGAGAAATACGAATAAATCCTATAAATACATCCTTGTTTCATttagtttaacatttttctttacaatTGACTTTCTACAGCTTTATGGTAATACCATCAATGTTGCAATCGTGCTGTAGATGTCTGGTGAGAAAATCATCAGGTTAAATATGGTTACAGTTAACATATGCAGAACAGCTGCATTACGAGGTCTACGTTCCCCATCCATTCTTGTATGCACTGATGGTCAGGATGTTATGGCGGATATCCCGATGGCGCTTTCTACAAACTTTTCCTCTCGAAGACAAACAGATTCATGAATGAGTGAAGCGGTGGGTGGGCACAGCGCCCTCGGGGGTTACGGAACTCACCTCCGGTAGCTCCAAGCTCGTGCTCTTACGCCGGTCGCCTCATATCGCTCTCTATACATGACGCATGGGCTATAGTCCAAAAACAACGTGGAGCAAGAATGACTGGCAGGTAAGAGAGAAGGAGGGGGAAGGAGGAGGGGGTGCGTGGACAGAAAAAGAATTCCAATGAGCCGTTATGGGGTGACGGCTTGAACTTGTGGTTACCAGGGTCAGAATCGAGAAAGGCAGACAAACATGGCTGAACGGCTCATCTCCTGTTCCCCTGCTTGGCAGTTTGGTGTTAAATCCCCGTATTAAGATACAAAGCCAACAGTGATTACGTCACATGGAAACACACGGAAGATGAGTCACGGGTGGGTCATGTCTTTCCCCGCTGTACCGTCAGCATGGGCTAAACATGCTAAATAGCGTTTCTGCCCTGTGCGTTAAGAAGATGATCTGTAATTGAGACTTGAGACAACCTCACAGCTGTTTGTCAATGAAGTGGAGCTAAAACCGTTGTGGTTTATCTATTCCTAACCATTGAGTCAGTCTAAGGTTTACAGGGTTACTGTCGCGACCCAGTGCGTCAAATATTCCATTGAAAGAATGTTTAAGCGCATTGGTTTATACGAGTGTACAGCAGGGTCCATATGTTATCAAACTATTCTCAGTTCGGCTTTTTAAGCCCTTGTAATTTACGACTTTAATCTGAAATTCCTTGATAAATACAGACCCGGGCATTAGGACCACCAAGCTGACTTAAACTTCCGTCTCACTGAGGATTTAACAGTTTGCTGCGTTAAAACTGTGACTTGTCTAAGGAGTTTTTATATTAAGTCTGACGGTTGCCTTAGACTTTCATAATAAAATTTAGGCAATTTTAAGCGCAGGAATTAAACCAAAAGTTAAGACTAAGATTGACGTAAGTATTGACGGTATCCTGGGGCATGGGCGTCTGAGTCTTACTGACGCATTCTTACAATCGCAGTATTTACAGCCCTAAAAAGCACATTTTGGCCTTGTTTTTACAATGTCGGAAGTGTCAGTGCAGGCTTTTCTTTTATAACTGTTATGCAGTTTTTCACAGTGATATGAAACTATGCATCGaaccagacattcgtatacaagctcTCAACAAAAATGGACGTTCCTTGTCAATAATCGCCAGGTCAATTCCCAAATCGACGTTTgacacaaacaaccaaacaactaagaaagtgtatgaaataataaattgGAAAGGAGTCATGCAAACTCGTTAGTTTTCAATGGTGTCGGAAAGTATCGAATCGGCTTCTAATCAGGAAGCCACAAGCATCAAtaaacacaaagacaaatattGATTTTCGACTGATCGTGATTGGTTTCGATCATTGTACTTTCAAAAAAT
This DNA window, taken from Liolophura sinensis isolate JHLJ2023 chromosome 11, CUHK_Ljap_v2, whole genome shotgun sequence, encodes the following:
- the LOC135477767 gene encoding uncharacterized protein LOC135477767 — protein: MADKHIRKKRYRSVIAFLVFCLMLVALCTSKISLVWLMWLHTTEQISSATWYISITILMMAPTVFTLLHIFWTTSFIAVTHWTKWPKAPNMLLGLLSSVLEMGATALFIFEVAPGLPPNSVLPVMNTIYVVPILYHVFKKYHNQSCNVYWQSSNGDGLEKLKLKERKSRVILKFIVGSSMLVLASIGSYVLYWFVPQHLQLAQAILLPLMLFFLSLIWMPQIQTDAIRSSNGTFEGRWKSTGLYSAMKLVISPVIVYLILIYRFHDLRGPYLNDFLYRGFLELGRLDVLLPLMGNIVAGLLTMLMAFIASTLGLSTSGLFLPALVSTPLSIGALTLVCYFGYGVPAAVCVLGDGAPAWCFLAMSVVIWIFPFICCGASLSKPCAVLLKPFHQMFIQLYWSNIYLEQHVLLNYSPQGFTSNGNTYAKESSFSKNKIFVCTTMYREADFEMRRYLLSLCRVSCSQKLQNIYIEAHIFLDNGSEGTTMTASAQRLNRLLLETVGVDPNHGAGYKTPYGLQIRWMLPGGVPLFMHLKDSNKFKPKKRWSQVMYMNYILDYRCKIVHELEMLSKSSPEYREQFADSVSSHFKHANGLRTPDSPGRTSGLGAHKDVEKELIQLARLLKDRDKSNTKDWNTHAISLSVSKLIRVLRSDDIRTTLQKFSNAYPVDMESLSEDSTTDDVTENSDAYTVSRESSEEADDIFDSDTDLSAGSSAFVSFNGECEKYTRTPLSRLAYRNRQDGDHFHGKVGINNLGFIGNTTSYNLKPVQRKIKPIVLPPMHLPAKARASVSRANLLEDWGEENDSFRSPSEDLSGIGLYTIGEHNDYATLPDLPQRSPQQQYYDDHTFILATDADMEFDESSVRHVLNICNQNKIVGGACGRTHPIGQTTRPIVWYQKFEYAKDFWMIKTAQNVIGCVMCCPGCFSLYRAAAVRDVMHSYSQPTNSPFDVFIKDNGEDRWMCTLMMLSGWKLEYTSYSDNSTYCPDTFLEFLKQRRRWVLSEMSNLLLVFKNLRLMAQKNASFSIVYMAYILQMFMLVVLSPSFSIMMMTAALDIIFGVTFEITTPIAFILLVIYMVICSTKPIEFQAKVTLVATVFLGLVMLTISAGFMWYMITDTQEDLKDGYISFKQYYLIFVLLLAVIYAAFIHIGDAWNILYGVVFLLAFPAMYILLPFYAVANIVDQSWGTRDQTVEKTAESKEGGIPEAGGKSFIPSAEQIPSLDCGPEEQKQEHKFWEDLRMKLLGRDVNLGADDVTLRRQLKIVRNRSLACMMLANLFWLAFLSVMYMLLPPDNHVFGFVLCGIYSFSLVIQLIGMTVNKFRTIFRKFVVTTYGSRQPIWIGPRAKTKT